DNA sequence from the Gemmatimonadales bacterium genome:
CCGCCTACGACGTCCAGCGCTCGCTCTGGGGCGGGGGTGGTGGCGCGGTCATTCGCCTCACCAGTTGGCTGAGCCTTGCCGGGGACGTGTTCGCGCTGGCCAATGCGCCGGACGACCTCACCGCCGCCACCGCGTGGGGCGCGGGGGCGCAGCTCAGGATTCCGTACAGTCCGCATTCGTTCTCGATCCAGTTCACCAATACCCAGAGCGGGTCGATCGAAGGTGCCTCCCGCGGGGTGCGTGGCGCCCACATGGCGGGGTTCGAGTTCACCATTCCCTTCACTCTATCCCGCTACTTCGGGCATCGGGCCAGGCCGGCGGTGGTCCCGCCGGCGGCGGACACGGCCGGTGTCTCGAGGCCCGTCGACACCACGGGCGCCGCGCGGGTCCGCATCGCCAACCTGTCATTCGGGCCGAGCGAGCTTCGGGTGCGGGCCGGTGCCCGAGTCCGCTGGGTGAACGGCGACCAGGTGCAGCACTCGGTGACGGCGGACAACGGCACGTTCGACTCCGGCCTGATCGATCCCGGGGCCGGCTTCGAGCGGGTCTTCGACCGGCCGGGCACCTATGCTTACCACTGTACTCCGCATCCGTTCATGCAGGCGCGGGTGATCGTGGAGCCGTAGCTCGGCGCCACCCGGCTCGCTGCCGCAGTCACTCTCCGTGTACACCCTCGACCTGCTCGGAGGACAGGGGCCGGGGAGCCGTGTCGTCGCGCCGAGGCTCAAGCTGCTGCTGCTTCGGCCGATGGTGACGGAGTTATGAGTGGTATGGAAGTTGCCTTAGGGCCGCCCTCGTTTTTTGGGAGATCCTCAAACGTGAGGCGGTTCAATGCATTCGTCCGACCAGGCCTACCGCGTCCGC
Encoded proteins:
- a CDS encoding cupredoxin family copper-binding protein; protein product: MGKHAGRHLAVATLLLASAPGASTAQSVTDRTPNLDDGWTVPVGVIQFNFLHRFEVSAPPARKVTSFPNFHLATGLPLGVNLGLDYATNSTVFTGIPNEYQLTLRRPVLRETAGSPLDVSLVAGYNFAPQSADGELTVGRRVGPVRLLGTVRGMSSAYDVQRSLWGGGGGAVIRLTSWLSLAGDVFALANAPDDLTAATAWGAGAQLRIPYSPHSFSIQFTNTQSGSIEGASRGVRGAHMAGFEFTIPFTLSRYFGHRARPAVVPPAADTAGVSRPVDTTGAARVRIANLSFGPSELRVRAGARVRWVNGDQVQHSVTADNGTFDSGLIDPGAGFERVFDRPGTYAYHCTPHPFMQARVIVEP